The Erythrobacter litoralis HTCC2594 nucleotide sequence GCCTAGTCGCAGTCGGTTGGTGATAGCGGCGCTCACGCCATTTTCCACCACCCCCAAATCCCCTCCTCTGAAGAAGAGGGGGCTTATCCATTCCAACCCCCTCTATCTTGCCCGCATGACTCCTCGCCGCTAACCCGCTCGCCACGATGCGCTATATCTCCACCCGTGGCTCTGCGCCCACGCTCTCTTTCGAAGAGGTCACGCTGACCGGCCTCGCCAGCGATGGCGGGCTGTATCTGCCGCAGGGATGGCCGAGCTTTAGTGCCGACGACATCCGCGCAATGCGGGGCCAGCCCTATGCCGAGATCGCCGCGCGGGTGATGGCTCCCTTTGTCGGCGACAGCCTGAGTTTCGAGGAACTGCGGGGGCTGACCGAGGAGGCCTATGGGCGCTTCTCCCATGCCGCGGTGGTGCCGCTGGTCCAGCTCGATCACCAGCATTGGCTGATGGAGCTGTTCCACGGGCCGACGCTCGCGTTCAAGGACGTGGCACTGCAGATGCTCGGCCTGCTGTTCGAGACCTTCCTCGCCCGGCGCGGCGAGCAGCTCACGCTCGTCGGCGCGACCAGCGGCGATACAGGCAGCGCAGCTATCGATGCGGTGGCTGGGCGCGACGGGGTCGAGATCTTCATGCTCCATCCGCAAGGCCGGATCAGCGACGTCCAGCGCCGCCAGATGACTACGGTGCGCGCGCCGAATATCCACAATATCGCCATCTCCGGCAGTTTCGACGACGGCCAAGCGGCTGTGAAGCGGATGTTCACCGATACTGAAATTGCGGGGAAGATCCGCCTCGGCGCGGTCAATTCGATCAACTGGGCGCGGCTGATGGCGCAAGTGGTCTATTACTTCACCACCGCCGTGCAGCTGGGCGCGCCCGAGCGCAGCGTGGCCTTCAGCGTCCCGACGGGAAATTTCGGCGATGTCTTTGCAGGCTATGTCGCGAGCAAGATGGGCCTACCCGTCGAGCAATTGATCGTTGCTACCAATGTGAACGACATCCTTCATCGCGCCTTATCCGACGGCGATTATTCGGCGGGCACTGTCACACCCACCGCCGCGCCGAGCATGGATATCCAGGTCAGCTCTAATTTCGAGCGCTTGCTGTTCGATGTCGGCGGGCGCGATGGCGCCGTCATGGCAGAGCAGATGCGCGGCTTCGAAACGTCGAAAGCGATGCAGCTCACCAATTCGCAGCGCGAAGGCGCGGCCACGCGTTTCACCAGCGTGCGCGTGGACCAGGATGCGATGGCGCATTCGATGCGGCGCGCCTTCGAGAATTCGGGCGAAGTGATCGACCCGCATACAGCGATCGGGCTTTATGCCGCTTATCAGGCTGACATCGCGCCCGACGTACCGATCGTCACGCTCGCTACCGCGCATCCGGCCAAGTTCCGCGATGCGGTCGAGCGCGCGACGGGCACGCGACCGCCGCTTCCCACGCGGGTCGGCGACCTGTTCGCGCGCGAAGAAGCCTGCACCGAACTGTCTGGCGATTATGACGAGCTAACGGACTTCATCCTCACCAATGCCGCGCAGGCTCATGGCTGAACTCGTCCGCGCGCCGCAGCTTATGGTCGGCGAGGGGTGGGAGGACTACGCCTTGCTCGATAGCGGCGAGGGGCGCAAGCTCGAGCGCTTCGGTCCCTACCGCTTCATCCGCCCTGAACCGCAGGCGATGTGGACCCCGCAAGATACCGACTGGCAGGCCGATGGCGAATTCATCCCCGGCGCGGACGAGGACGGCGGCGGGCGCTGGCACCTGTCAGGCGACGTGCCGGAGGAAGGATGGCCCCTGAGCTGGCGCGAGGCGCAGTTTTCAGCCTCGTGCACGCCATTCCGGCATTTGGGTTTCTTTCCCGATATGGCGCCCGTGTGGGACTGGATGCGGGAGCAACTTGCGGGCAAACCCGAAGCGCAGAACATGAACCTCTTCGGCTACACCGGCGTCGGCACACAGGCGCTTAGCCAGTGCGGCCCTGTCACGCATGTCGATGCGTCCAAGAAGTCGGTTGCACAGGCTCGCGAGAACGCGGAGCTGGCAGGGATGCAGGACCGCCCGATCCGCTGGCTCACCGACGACGCCGCCAAGTTCACCGCGCGTGAGGTGCGGCGCGGCAACCGTTATGACGGGATCATTCTCGATCCACCCAAATTCGGGCGCGGGCCGAAGAACGAGACCTGGCGCATCGAGGAGGGACTCAGCCCGCTGGTGCGCGACTGCCGCGCGCTGCTCGATGCCGACAGCCGCTTCCTGTTCCTCACCGTTTATGCTGTGCGCATGAGCAGCCTGTCGCTCGCCGGTCTGCTGGACGAGGTGTTTGCCGGGCTTCCCGGCACCGTCGAGCACGGCGATCTGGCCGTTCAGGAGCAGGGCAGCGGCCGGCTGCTCCCCACGGCGATCTTCGCGCGCTGGAGCAACGCCTAAGGCCCAACCCTGGTCCCTCCCGCAGGCGGGAGGGGAGCGAGACTTGCCAGCTTGCTGGCTAGTCGCAACGGGGTGGGTGCTGGACAGCGCAGACGCTAACTGCCATCGGGCCGTCGATGGCGGACGCTCTCACCCTCGAATTCGACGATATCGAGCACGACGTGCTGACCGGCATCTATTCCGAAGAAACCGGTCGCCCGCAGCCGCTGCGCATCTCGATCGCGGTCGATTACAAGGTCGCCGATCGCTACGATCCGGACACCCCGCTCGAGGCCAGCAAAAACTACATGGACCTGAAATTCGCTGCGACCGAGGCCCTGCCCGAAGGACTCCATTTCAAACTGATCGAATCGCTCGCCGACCACATTTGCGAGACACTCTTCCTGCAGGACGAGCAGGTTCTGGCGGTGACGGTGAAGATCGTGAAGCTCGCCATCGCCGAAAAGAACGAGAAGATCGGCATTACACTGCGGCGCGAGCGGCGCTGATATGGCGCAGGCGGTGCTGAGGGTGGATAGCCTGCCTGCGAGCGCTGTCGAGGCGGCGAACACCTTTCATACCGAATACCTGCCGCAAGCCGTCGATTTGCTCGAAGGCGATGCGGACAATCTCGTCATCGTTATGCCTGCTGCATTTTACGATCATGCCGATTGGCGTCGCGCCCTAGCGCGCGACCTTGCGCGGGCGCATACGCCCATACGGGTCAACGTGATTGGGAGCGATGACCCGGACGCCGTGACGGCTGCGCTGGCCTATTGCGACAAAGCCCGGGGTGTAACCGGACACTATCTTCCGCTGAATAGCCTAGGGGCGGGTGACCCGCTCGCGAGCAGCGGTTAGAGTGAGGCCATGGCAGCAAGCGAACTGATCGACACATTCGGACGGCGCATTTCCTATCTGCGCCTGTCGGTGACCGATCGCTGCGACCTGCGCTGCACCTATTGCATGCCCGAGCGGATGCAGTTCCTGCCGCGCGCCGAAGTGCTGACGCTGGAAGAGCTGCGCGACCTCGCCGTCGGCTTCATGCGGCGCGGCATCACCAAGATCCGCCTGACCGGCGGCGAACCGCTGGTACGGCGCGATGTCGTGGACCTGATCCGTGCGTTGGGACGACATGTCGGAGACGGGCTGGAAGAACTGACCCTCACCACCAACGGCACGCAACTGGCAGGCCATGCCCAGGCGATCGCCGATGCCGGTGTGAAGCGGATCAATATCTCGCTCGACACGCTGGATCGCGCGACCTTCCAGCGCCTCTCGCGCCGCGATGCCTTGGCGAGCGTGCTCGGTGGGATCGCCGCGGCCAAGGCGGCGGGTCTCAAGATCAAAATCAATACCGTCGCGATGAAAGGCGTGAACGGGCACGAAATCCCTGCGCTGATCGAATGGGCGCATGGCGAGGGACACGACGTGACCCTGATCGAGACGATGCCGCTCGGCGAGGTGGACGAGGATCGGACCGACCAGTTCCTGCCACTCGTAGCTGTACGCGAGTCGCTGGAAGCGCGCTGGACCCTCACGGACAGCGACCATCGCACCGGCGGCCCCTCGCGCTATGTCGAGGTCGCTGAAACGGGTGGCAGGCTCGGCTTCATCACCCCGCTCACCAACAATTTCTGCGCTGGCTGCAACCGCGTCCGCGTGACCGCGACCGGTCAGCTTTATCCCTGCCTTGGAGGGGGAGAACGCGTGGACCTGCGCGCCGCGCTGCGCTCCGACGATCCCGATAGCAATCTATCGACCGCGCTCGATACCGCGATGAAAATCAAACCCGAGCGGCATGACTTCCGTATCGGCGAAGGCGAAGAGCCCGCGCTAGCACGCCATATGTCCATGACCGGGGGCTGAGATGGCCATCACCATCCTCTTCCTCGGCCCCTTGCGCGATCTGGCGGGCGAGCAGGAGCGCGAAGTCGCCGCACCGCTTGACTGGCAGGGGCTCTTGGAAAGTGTCGGCCCGCAAGTCGCCGACCAATTGCAGCAGGACCGCGTCAATGTCGCCTGTGCGGGCACGGTGCTCGCTGATAAAACCGCGCTAGCCGCGCTGGACGGCGACGAGGTCGCGCTGTTGCCACCTGTCAGCGGTGGCTAGGCTCACGCTCAAGACTCCCGCCGATGTGCGGCTGCTCGACAAGGGCCTGTCGGCAGGCGAGGCGTTGGCCGCGTTCAATGCCAGCAATCCCGAAGCGGGGGCTATCGCCACGTTCGCAGGCAAGGTTCGTCCCGATGGCGGGGTGCAGGCGCTGGAGCTGTCGCATTACGAACTGCTCACGCTCCCGGGCATGAAGAAACTTGCGGCCGATGCGCTGACGCGGTTCGAATGCGCCGGGCTGCTCATCTGGCACCGTGTCGGTGTCATGACACCGGGCGAAACGATCGTGTTGGTCGCCGCCGCCGCGCCCCATCGTCGTGCCGCTTTCGAAGCGGTCGATTTCTGCATGGATTATCTCAAGAGTGCGTCCTGGTTCTGGAAGCGCGAGAAGCGCGGCGGCGAATGGCACTGGATCGAGCCGCGCCCCGAGGATTACGCCGACCGCAAACGCTGGGAGAGATAATCTACGCCATTTGATTCAGATCAAAGCTGCGCGAATCGAACCCTGCCACAAGACCTTCAAGACAAGAAGGAGTGGCCCAATGTCCGAACTGCTGACCCGTGATCTCATCGCCGACAAGGCGATTATCTATGACACCCATCCCGTCGACCCGCGCACCAATGCGCCGCGCGGATTTTTCGACCAGACTTTCGAACTGCCCGCGCGGCTCTTTGCTGCCAGCCTGGCGTTGTTCGTCGCCTTTCTTGCGGTGATGACCGTCGGCTTCGGCAATCCCGAATTGATCCTGCCGATGGCGATTTTCGGGATCTTTTTCGCAGGCTTTTACGGCATCCCCGTTTTGTTCGTACGGCAGGCCCCGAACGAATCGAACACCGGTCAAAGCTGGCGCGAGTTCAAGGCGCAGGGCGTCCAAACGCTGACCGGCCGCCTGCCTGCCAGCGAGGCGGCAATCCAGATGTTGATCCTGCCGGTACTGATCCTCGCCTGGGGCATCGCCTGCGTAACGATTGCGGCGCTGGTTTAGAGGCCCACTCCCACCAGCGCTTCAAGACGCGCGGGGTCGACGAGTTCGATCCCGCGCGCACCTTTCTTGGCGATCAGGCCGTCCTTCTCGAATTTGGACATTCTGCGGCTGACGGTCTCGATGGTGAGGCCCAGCATCTGCGCCATTTCGCCGCGGGTCAGCGGCAGGTCGAAGGCCTGGCTCGGATGGCACGGCGAATCGCTCGCCGCGCGCGCCATCGCCATGATCAGGCCTGCCAGCCGCGTTGCCGCATCCTGCTTCCCCGTCAGCTCGAGCAGTTCGCGCGCCGCATGCAGGTCGTCCTGCGACCGGCGCAGCATGGCGCGGGCGAGGGCGGGGTGCCGTTCCAGCGCCGCTTCCATTTCGCGGCGCGCGAAAACGCACAGCTCGCAATCGGTGAGCGCCACGACATCATGGTGGGCGAAGGGCTGGAACAACTCACCCACGAACCCTGCGGGATGGATCAGCGCAAGGATCCGCTCCTCGCCTTCGCGATCGACCGCGCTGACCTTCAGCGCGCCTCTCAGCAGCGTGGCGCAGGCATGATCCTCGTCGCCCGCTGCGAACAGCATCTCGCCCCGCTTGAGTTTAACAGTGCGCCCGGCGCGGGCCAGTTCGCCGCGCTCCGCTTCGGTGAGAACGGCACAGGCGGCGCGCTCCCTCACCGGGCAGGAGGCGCAGGCGAGGTTCATCGCGCAAGCGCGCCCTTCAACCGTCGGAGCACCGCGTCCTCCTCTTCGAGCAGCGCCTGGACCTGCGCCTGCGCTTCGACGATTTCGGCGCGCTGCTCGAGCTCTATCGCCCGACGCACCAGCAATTCGTCGAGGTCGGCCATCGGAACCGCCGTCAGGCTGCGCTGGCTATCGAGTTCCGAAATCGCGATCTGAGCCTCCGCCCAGCGGTCCGATGCCAATCCGGCGCCGCGGGCGGCCTCAACCCGTCGGCTTGCGGCCGGGGCGAGCGCGACGAAGGCGCGGTGCGCGCTTTGTGCCTGCGACTGCAATTGGACGAGGCGATCGAGCAACTCGGGCGCGGGCGGGTCCGGCTCGACGGGAGCGGCGGCCTCGCTCTCGGCAGGCGTAAAGCTCCCGCTCTGCCGCTCCGCGTCCCGGATGGCGAGCGAGGGGTAATCTTCTCCCGCCGATGCGCAGGCGCCCAGGCCTAATGCCGCAAAGAGGGGAAGGGCGGTGCGAGAGATAGGCATAGCGCTCCAATAGCATGTCGGGATGGAGGTGCCATAGTCATCGCATGGCCGACGCCATTGCAGAGCAAAAAAGCGACCAGCTTCGCGTTGACTTTGAGCGAGTCATCCCGTAACGGCACCCATCTTTCGGGGCCTCGCCA carries:
- the thrC gene encoding threonine synthase; amino-acid sequence: MRYISTRGSAPTLSFEEVTLTGLASDGGLYLPQGWPSFSADDIRAMRGQPYAEIAARVMAPFVGDSLSFEELRGLTEEAYGRFSHAAVVPLVQLDHQHWLMELFHGPTLAFKDVALQMLGLLFETFLARRGEQLTLVGATSGDTGSAAIDAVAGRDGVEIFMLHPQGRISDVQRRQMTTVRAPNIHNIAISGSFDDGQAAVKRMFTDTEIAGKIRLGAVNSINWARLMAQVVYYFTTAVQLGAPERSVAFSVPTGNFGDVFAGYVASKMGLPVEQLIVATNVNDILHRALSDGDYSAGTVTPTAAPSMDIQVSSNFERLLFDVGGRDGAVMAEQMRGFETSKAMQLTNSQREGAATRFTSVRVDQDAMAHSMRRAFENSGEVIDPHTAIGLYAAYQADIAPDVPIVTLATAHPAKFRDAVERATGTRPPLPTRVGDLFAREEACTELSGDYDELTDFILTNAAQAHG
- a CDS encoding class I SAM-dependent methyltransferase, encoding MAELVRAPQLMVGEGWEDYALLDSGEGRKLERFGPYRFIRPEPQAMWTPQDTDWQADGEFIPGADEDGGGRWHLSGDVPEEGWPLSWREAQFSASCTPFRHLGFFPDMAPVWDWMREQLAGKPEAQNMNLFGYTGVGTQALSQCGPVTHVDASKKSVAQARENAELAGMQDRPIRWLTDDAAKFTAREVRRGNRYDGIILDPPKFGRGPKNETWRIEEGLSPLVRDCRALLDADSRFLFLTVYAVRMSSLSLAGLLDEVFAGLPGTVEHGDLAVQEQGSGRLLPTAIFARWSNA
- a CDS encoding dihydroneopterin aldolase, whose translation is MADALTLEFDDIEHDVLTGIYSEETGRPQPLRISIAVDYKVADRYDPDTPLEASKNYMDLKFAATEALPEGLHFKLIESLADHICETLFLQDEQVLAVTVKIVKLAIAEKNEKIGITLRRERR
- a CDS encoding Rossmann fold domain-containing protein, whose translation is MAQAVLRVDSLPASAVEAANTFHTEYLPQAVDLLEGDADNLVIVMPAAFYDHADWRRALARDLARAHTPIRVNVIGSDDPDAVTAALAYCDKARGVTGHYLPLNSLGAGDPLASSG
- the moaA gene encoding GTP 3',8-cyclase MoaA, yielding MAASELIDTFGRRISYLRLSVTDRCDLRCTYCMPERMQFLPRAEVLTLEELRDLAVGFMRRGITKIRLTGGEPLVRRDVVDLIRALGRHVGDGLEELTLTTNGTQLAGHAQAIADAGVKRINISLDTLDRATFQRLSRRDALASVLGGIAAAKAAGLKIKINTVAMKGVNGHEIPALIEWAHGEGHDVTLIETMPLGEVDEDRTDQFLPLVAVRESLEARWTLTDSDHRTGGPSRYVEVAETGGRLGFITPLTNNFCAGCNRVRVTATGQLYPCLGGGERVDLRAALRSDDPDSNLSTALDTAMKIKPERHDFRIGEGEEPALARHMSMTGG
- a CDS encoding MoaD/ThiS family protein translates to MAITILFLGPLRDLAGEQEREVAAPLDWQGLLESVGPQVADQLQQDRVNVACAGTVLADKTALAALDGDEVALLPPVSGG
- a CDS encoding molybdenum cofactor biosynthesis protein MoaE; this translates as MARLTLKTPADVRLLDKGLSAGEALAAFNASNPEAGAIATFAGKVRPDGGVQALELSHYELLTLPGMKKLAADALTRFECAGLLIWHRVGVMTPGETIVLVAAAAPHRRAAFEAVDFCMDYLKSASWFWKREKRGGEWHWIEPRPEDYADRKRWER
- a CDS encoding Crp/Fnr family transcriptional regulator — protein: MNLACASCPVRERAACAVLTEAERGELARAGRTVKLKRGEMLFAAGDEDHACATLLRGALKVSAVDREGEERILALIHPAGFVGELFQPFAHHDVVALTDCELCVFARREMEAALERHPALARAMLRRSQDDLHAARELLELTGKQDAATRLAGLIMAMARAASDSPCHPSQAFDLPLTRGEMAQMLGLTIETVSRRMSKFEKDGLIAKKGARGIELVDPARLEALVGVGL